CACAGGTCGCGCAGGTACACGGGCTGCCCGTCGCCGTCGGTGGCGATGGGCTCGTTGATGATGTCGTTCACGACCGTCCCGGCGAGGGCGTAGGCCACGACCAGGGGCGGCGAGGCGAGGTAGTTCGCCCGGATGTGCGGGTTCACGCGGCCCTCGAAGTTGCGGTTGCCCGAGAGGACCGAGGCCACCACGAGGTCCCCCTCCTGGATCGCCTGCACCACGGGCTCGGGCAGCGGACCCGAGTTGCCGATGCAGGTCATGCAGCCGTATCCGACCGTGTTGAAGCCGATCTGGTCGAGGTAGCTCTGAAGGCCCGAGGTCTCCAGGTACTCGGTCACGACGCGCGAGCCGGGGGCGAGGCTGGTCTTGACCCACGCCTTGGGCTTCAGGCCGCGCTCGACCGCCTTCTTAGCGACGAGGCCCGCCGCGATCAGGACGCTGGGGTTGCTCGTGTTCGTGCAGGAGGTGATCGAGGCGAGGGTCACCGCGCCCTGGCCGATTCGGATGTCGGTGCCGCCGATGGTGCCCTGGGCGTCCAGCTTGTCGCTGCTCAGCTCGAAGCCGCGCTGCTTGATGGGGGCGGTGAGCGCCTCGTTGAAGACCGTGTGCATGTCGCCCAGGTCCACCCGGTCCTGGGGACGCTTGGGCCCGGCGAGGCTCGGCACGATGGTGCTGAGGTCGAGTTCGATGGTGTCGGTGAAGACGGGATCGGGCGTCTCGTCGGTGCGGAACATGCCCTGGGCCTTGTAGTACTGCTCGACGAGTTCGATCTCGTCCTCCAGGCGGCCCGTGCGGCGCAGGTAGCGCAGCGCCTCGTCGTCCACCGGGAAAAAGCCCATCGTGGCGCCGTACTCGGGGGCCATGTTGGCGATGGTCGCCCGGTCGGGCAGGGTCATGTTGCTCAGGCCCGCCCCGTAGAACTCGACGAACTTGCCCACCACACCCTTCTCGCGCAGCATCTGGGTCACGCGCAGGGCGAGGTCGGTGGCCGTCGCCCCCTCCGGCAGCGCCCCCGTGAGCTTGAAGCCGATCACTTCCGGCATCAGCATGTAGATGGGCTGGCCGAGCATCACGGCTTCCGCCTCGATGCCGCCCACGCCCCAGCCCACGATCCCGAGGCCGTTGATCATCGTGGTGTGCGAGTCGGTGCCCACCAGCGAGTCGGGGTACACGACGGCGCCGTCGTCCTCGGGGCGGCTCTGAACGCCCTTGGCGAGGTATTCGAGGTTGACCTGGTGGATGATGCCCGAGGCGGGGGGCACGACGCCGAAGTTGTCGAAGGCCTGCTGGCCCCAGCGGAGGAACTCGTATCTCTCGCGGTTGCGCTCGAACTCCAGCGCCATGTTGTTGGCCAGCGCAAAGTCGGTGCCGAACTCGTCCACCTGCACCGAGTGGTCAATGACGAGGTCGACCGGGATCAGCGGGTTGATCTTCTTGGGGTCGCCGCCCAGAGACACCATCGCCGTGCGCATGGCCGCGAGGTCCACGACGGCGGGCACGCCCGTGAAGTCCTGGAGGATCACGCGGGCGGGCTTAAAGGGAATCTCGACTTCCTCGTTGACGGGCTTCCAGTTCGCCACGGCGTGCACGTCCTCCTCGCGCACGTCGTAGTTGTTGGCCTCGCGCAACACGCTTTCGAGCAGCACCTTCACGGAAAAGGGCAGCTTGCTCACGTCGTGCCCGAGGTCCTGCAACCGGTCGAGGCGGTAGTAATAAAGCGGTTGCCCGGCCTTGGTGGTGAGCGTCTCGCGCGCACCGAACAGGTTCATCGCCATCTCTGGTCTCCTCCTTGCCCGCTGGCGGGGCAGCCCACAGGGGTGGGATTGGTGCCTTCATCATAAGCGAAGGCCCGCTGAGCGCCTCCCGTTACCCTCACAGGCACGCTGTCACCACTTGAAGGACAACAAAGGCACGGTTGGTGAGAGGGAGGCGACGTCCAGCTCAGCTTGAGCCGCCCTTGACCCTCTGCACGGGCCGGGGGAGGGCGGAGTACGCTGGTCGGGCTTCACCCCCTTCACCTCCGTCCCGCAGGAGCGCCGACCATCCGGTTCTGCGCCCGCCACAGAGCCCCCACATCCCCTCGAGGGAAAGGAGACGCACATGGACGACCGCAAGAACGGCGATACGAGCGCAGCGGGAGCACAGGAGAATGTCGGTCTGCGGGAGGTGACCGACAACCCCAATTGGGACACGGGCGGCGAGAAGAGCACGGGAGACGCCATCCAGGACGGTATCTACCAGCATGTCAGCGACGAGAACGCGGGGGCGGGCTCGGACGTGCCCGTCAACCAGCGGGCGTCGAGCGACGACCAGATGCGGCCCAGCGCCCCGGCGGGCGGGATGACAACGGCCTCCCAGAGCTACGGCGGCTACAGCGAGGGCCAACCCGCGAGCGGGGCCGCGGCCAATCCCGAGAAGACGGTAGACGGGGAACAGGGAAGCTGAGGCGGGGGCAGGGTGAGAAGGTGGGCCCCGCTTCGCTTGCGTTGTAGGAGGGGGTTCGGGAACAGCGTCACCTGCCCTGCTGAGCGGGCCTGGCGCGGCATCCCATCTGCCCCCGGCGCCAGGCCCGCTTACCCCCTCTCCTGCGGAGCTCGACAAATCCCGGCCTCCCCCCTCAAGGGGACGGGTCGATAAGTGCCCCTCAACCCGGAAACTCGATCAACACGTGCTCCGCGCTGAAGCCCGGCCCCATCGCGCTCAGAAGGGCCTTCCCCTGCGGGCCACTGCGCAGGGTCTCTTCCAGCACGAACAGGACGGTCACGCTGCTCATGTTGCCGTGGCGGCACAGGACGCGGCGGCTGGTGTTCAGGGCACCCTCGGGCAACTCCAGCGCGTCCTCGTAGGCGGAGAGGACTTTCACGCCGCCCGGGTGGACGACGAAGGTCTCCACCTCCTCCCGCGTCCAGCCGTGGGCGGCGAGGGCCCCGGCCACGTTCTGGGCCATCATCGAGTGGACGAGGGTGGGGATGTCGCGGGAGAAGCGGACCTTGAGGCCGTCGTCCACCACGTCCCAGCCCATGATGTCCTCGGAGTCCTCGATCAGGGTGGAGTAGCCGCCGTGGAGGCTGAGCAAGGGGGCCGGGCCGGGCACGTCGGGCGCGGTGACGACGAGGGCCGCGCCGCCGTCCGCGAAGAGGGCCGTGCCCACGAAGTTGCTCCCCGACTCGTCGCCCTTCACCAGGGTCAGGCTGCACAGCTCGACGGCTACGTACAGCACGCGCCGGTATCCCGCGCGCACGAGATCGGCGGCCCGCGCGAGCCCCGCCGCTCCCCCCGCGCAGCCCAGGCCCCACACGGGCAGGCGCGCGGCGTGGCGGTTGAGGCCAAGCGCCTCGATCAGGGAGGCGTCGAGGCTGGGGGTGCTCAGGCCGCTGGTGTTCACGACGACCACGGCGTCCACGTCGCCCGGGGCAATCTCCGCCCGCTCCAGCGCCTCGCGGGCCAGCCGCAGGGTCAGGGCGCGGGCCTCCTCGACGAAGACGGCGTTCTTCTCCCCGAAGCCGCGCGGCTCCAGGTACCACTCCAGGGGGCGGGAGAGGGCGCGAAACTTGATCTGGGCGTTGTCGAACACGTCGAGCATGTGGGGGCGGGCCGCCATGCGCGGGAAGAGGGTCCGGGCCGCCTCCCGGATGTCCGACTGCGGGACGCGGTAGGGCGGCAGCCCGGTGACGAGCGAGCGCAAGGCGGGGAGGGCAGGCATGGTGGGCATTTTCTCGTCTGCATACCGAGGCCCCGCCGTACCAAAAGCACGGTTGTCCTCCACCGGGAGAGGGGAAAACCCCGATCAACAGCTCATCTTCCGTCAGAGTGCGGAGGCGGAGGCAGGCCCGCCTGCCCTCCCTCCGCCTCCCCGCTCAGGCCGCTCAGCGCCGCCGCTTGCTCTCCCACTCCTGACGGCCCACCTCGTCGAGGCTGCGGAAGTCCTCGTCGGAGAGTTGGAGCCCGGCGGCGGCCACGTTCTCCTCGAGGTGCTTGACCTTCCCCGTGCCGGGAATGGGAAGCATGACCGGGCTGCGCCTCAGGACCCAGGCGAGCGCGACCTGCGACGGCGTGGCGCCCAGGCGACGCGACACCTCGTCGAGGACGCTGCCCTCGCGGGTCAGGCCGCCCGCCGCGAGGGGATACCACGGGATGAAGCCGATGCCCTCGCGCTCGCAGTGGTCGAGGACGTCCTCGCTCTTGCGGTTCACGAGGTTGTAGAGGTTCTGCACGGTGGCGACGGGGAAGACCTGCCGGGCGGCCTCGATCTCCTCGACGCTGACCTCGCTCAGCCCGGCGAAGCGGATGACGCCCTCGTCGATCAGCTCGCGGATGGCGGCGAACTGCTCGTCGCGCGGGACTTTGGAGTCGATGCGGTGCAGTTGCCACAAGTCGATGCGCTCGACGCCCAGGCGGCGGCGCGAGAGGTACGCCTGCTGCTTGAGGTACTCGGGGCGGCCCACCGGAATCCACACGTCGGGACCCGTTCGGGTGAGCCCACCCTTGGTGGCGACCACCACCGTGTCGTAGGGGGACAGGGCCTCGCGGATGAGTTCCTCGCTGACCGCCGGGCCGTACGAGTCGGCGGTGTCGATGAAGTTCACCCCGAGGTCAGGCAGGCGGCGCAGGGTGGCGAGGGCCCCCTCGCGGTCGGCGGGGTCACCCCAGATCCCTTCGCCCGTGATCCGCATGGCCCCGAAGCCCAGGCGGTTGACCTCCAGCTCTCCCCCGATGCGGAACGTGCCGCTCTGCGCGGCGCCCACTTCCAGTGTCGTCATGGTTCTTTCCCTCCACCGGGCATTGTGGGGGAAGGGGCGTGAAAAGGCGGTGCAGAGGACGGCGGTCAGGGGTAGACCGTTCGTTAACGTGCCCCGGCGTGGGGGACAGGCCGGTAGGCCAGGTGACGGACGCTGGCCGGACGGCACCTCCCCTGCCCTGGGTCATGCCCAAGCTGCGCGACCCGTACCCGGAAGACCACGCGCCGCTCGCCGCCCTGCTGGGCGAGCACTGGCGGGAATTCACCTCGCCGGAGGACTTCGCCCGGAGCCTGGAGAACCGGGCCCCGGAGTCGCGGGTGCTGCACCGCGTCCTCGCAGGGGCAGGCGGCGAAGTGCTGGGCTATGGGCGGGCCATCCACCACCCCTGGCAGAGCGCGGGGACCTTCGAGGGGCTGGTCCTGGTCCACCCAGGGGCACACGGGCGCGGCCTGGGACAACTCCTCGCCGACGAGGTGTGGACCTTCGCGCGGCGGCACGGGGCCACCCGCCTGCGGGCGTTCCTGCACGACGACCCGGCCTCGCTGGCTTTTGCGCGGAGGTGGGGCTTCACCGTGACGCACCACGCCTTCGTCTCGCGGCTGGACGTGACCACCTTCGACGAGGCGCCCTTCGTGTCCGCGCTGGAGCGGGCGCACGTCTCCGGGCTCCGCTTCACCACCCTGGCGCGGGAGGGGATGACCGAGCAGAGCAAGCGGGCGCTGTACGCCCTCAACCGGGCCGCGGGGCTGGACGTGCCGGACAGTGGCGGCACCTTTCCACCCTACGAGCACTTCGACCGGCAGGTTTTCCGGGCGTCGTGGTTCGATCCCTCGGGCCAGATTCTGGCGGTGGACGGCGGGCGGTACGTGGGGCTCGGCGCCCTGGGCGTCAACGCCGGAAGCGGGGTGGGCGAGAACGCCTTCACGGGCGTGGACCGGGCCTACCGGGGGCGCGGGCTCGCCACCGCGCCGAAGCTGCTCGTCGTCCGGGAAGCCCGGCGGCGCGGGGTACGACTCCTCGAGACGGGCAACGACAGCCGCAACGCGCCGATCCTGAGGGTCAACCGCCGCTTCGGCTACGTGCCGCTGCCGGGCTGGTTCACGGTGGAGGCGCCGCTCTGACGCCCCTTCCCTAGCCCTCCCCCTCCGGCACCTCGCACGTCTCGCGGAAGACGAACTGCCCGAGCCGCTTGCGGTGGCGGCTGCTCCAGTCGATGGAGGGCCGCTTTTCGTCCTCCGGAAGGTAGCCGAGGCGGTAGACGGCCATGAGTTCGAGCCCCCCCGGCACCCGCAACAGGTCCCGGATCGCCCGCCACTGCCGGGGAATCTCCATCGGCGTGGAGACGAATTGCAGGCCCATCCCGATCTCCCCGACCGCGTTCCAGATGTTTTCCATCGCCG
This sequence is a window from Deinococcus planocerae. Protein-coding genes within it:
- a CDS encoding GNAT family N-acetyltransferase; amino-acid sequence: MPKLRDPYPEDHAPLAALLGEHWREFTSPEDFARSLENRAPESRVLHRVLAGAGGEVLGYGRAIHHPWQSAGTFEGLVLVHPGAHGRGLGQLLADEVWTFARRHGATRLRAFLHDDPASLAFARRWGFTVTHHAFVSRLDVTTFDEAPFVSALERAHVSGLRFTTLAREGMTEQSKRALYALNRAAGLDVPDSGGTFPPYEHFDRQVFRASWFDPSGQILAVDGGRYVGLGALGVNAGSGVGENAFTGVDRAYRGRGLATAPKLLVVREARRRGVRLLETGNDSRNAPILRVNRRFGYVPLPGWFTVEAPL
- a CDS encoding aldo/keto reductase, with product MTTLEVGAAQSGTFRIGGELEVNRLGFGAMRITGEGIWGDPADREGALATLRRLPDLGVNFIDTADSYGPAVSEELIREALSPYDTVVVATKGGLTRTGPDVWIPVGRPEYLKQQAYLSRRRLGVERIDLWQLHRIDSKVPRDEQFAAIRELIDEGVIRFAGLSEVSVEEIEAARQVFPVATVQNLYNLVNRKSEDVLDHCEREGIGFIPWYPLAAGGLTREGSVLDEVSRRLGATPSQVALAWVLRRSPVMLPIPGTGKVKHLEENVAAAGLQLSDEDFRSLDEVGRQEWESKRRR
- a CDS encoding type III polyketide synthase, whose amino-acid sequence is MPTMPALPALRSLVTGLPPYRVPQSDIREAARTLFPRMAARPHMLDVFDNAQIKFRALSRPLEWYLEPRGFGEKNAVFVEEARALTLRLAREALERAEIAPGDVDAVVVVNTSGLSTPSLDASLIEALGLNRHAARLPVWGLGCAGGAAGLARAADLVRAGYRRVLYVAVELCSLTLVKGDESGSNFVGTALFADGGAALVVTAPDVPGPAPLLSLHGGYSTLIEDSEDIMGWDVVDDGLKVRFSRDIPTLVHSMMAQNVAGALAAHGWTREEVETFVVHPGGVKVLSAYEDALELPEGALNTSRRVLCRHGNMSSVTVLFVLEETLRSGPQGKALLSAMGPGFSAEHVLIEFPG
- the acnA gene encoding aconitate hydratase AcnA, with amino-acid sequence MAMNLFGARETLTTKAGQPLYYYRLDRLQDLGHDVSKLPFSVKVLLESVLREANNYDVREEDVHAVANWKPVNEEVEIPFKPARVILQDFTGVPAVVDLAAMRTAMVSLGGDPKKINPLIPVDLVIDHSVQVDEFGTDFALANNMALEFERNRERYEFLRWGQQAFDNFGVVPPASGIIHQVNLEYLAKGVQSRPEDDGAVVYPDSLVGTDSHTTMINGLGIVGWGVGGIEAEAVMLGQPIYMLMPEVIGFKLTGALPEGATATDLALRVTQMLREKGVVGKFVEFYGAGLSNMTLPDRATIANMAPEYGATMGFFPVDDEALRYLRRTGRLEDEIELVEQYYKAQGMFRTDETPDPVFTDTIELDLSTIVPSLAGPKRPQDRVDLGDMHTVFNEALTAPIKQRGFELSSDKLDAQGTIGGTDIRIGQGAVTLASITSCTNTSNPSVLIAAGLVAKKAVERGLKPKAWVKTSLAPGSRVVTEYLETSGLQSYLDQIGFNTVGYGCMTCIGNSGPLPEPVVQAIQEGDLVVASVLSGNRNFEGRVNPHIRANYLASPPLVVAYALAGTVVNDIINEPIATDGDGQPVYLRDLWPSNAEIQRIMDQAINAEMFKRVYDGIEQSNAQWNAIPVTGGDLYDWNPESTYIQNPPFFETLGGGPSETVSSIEGARALVKVGDSVTTDHISPAGSFKADTPAGKYLLERGIQPKDFNSYGSRRGNDRIMTRGTFANIRLKNQLAPGTEGGFTTDFTTGQVSSIYDASVNYKAHNIPLVVFAGKDYGMGSSRDWAAKGTFLLGVKAVVAESFERIHRSNLVGMGVLPLQYKNGETADSLGINGDETFDVILPADLKPRQDVTLRVTKDGVSRDITVQCRIDTPVEIDYYKNGGILQTVLRGILARSAQEAGAQA